A single Primulina eburnea isolate SZY01 chromosome 11, ASM2296580v1, whole genome shotgun sequence DNA region contains:
- the LOC140805454 gene encoding uncharacterized protein, whose amino-acid sequence MASSNGSNQARSQEEQNHQRREERIPQEEPNPHHILEMMQQFFQYFQNPPRNQDTGDRTFEHFLRFNPPRFQGTPDATQAESWLTKIKKIFSVHNFSDEQKINLSTYQFEDAAYNWWRVTDHQWNRNNTPRTWENFTKEFEGKYITQVVRNAREREFMDLVQGSMTVAQYEAEFHRLIHYAPQFMEDEPRKTRKFVEGLKLEIRWSTLSSEVTDYNIAVNQALRVESEIKTLLKREEEEKRSRNPNFPENNQKKRRYGNEIQQGKKEGPSKQNFQGGTNKQRCGYCGLANHNEDKCWRKNGKCLVCGSDQHRIQECPQKSRPLPAPTAQKRKIPARVFALTGNEDDIDPTAVVEGTILLLSKTGKVLFDPGATHSFVSSTFVHHLETPSVKLPYILEVSSPMGDKLLSEVLYKDCPLEIDGETYMADLIELPIQGYDVILGMDWLFRHQAQLDCYSKKVKLSNLGNRKFGNHKEESFPITSISAKEAQTIIKK is encoded by the coding sequence ATGGCATCTTCGAATGGAAGCAACCAAGCAAGGAGCCAAGAAGAGCAAAATCATCAGCGTAGAGAGGAGCGCATACCACAAGAAGAACCTAATCCTCACCATATACTCGAAATGATGCAACAATTCTTTCAGTATTTCCAGAATCCACCAAGGAACCAGGATACGGGCGATCGGACCTTTGAACATTTCCTTCGATTCAATCCTCCAAGGTTCCAAGGGACCCCAGATGCAACCCAAGCTGAGTCTTGGCTGACCAAGATCAAAAAGATATTTTCCGTTCATAACTTCTCTGATGAACAAAAAATAAATCTATCTACCTACCAATTCGAGGATGCTGCATACAATTGGTGGAGAGTCACAGATCATCAATGGAACCGAAACAATACCCCCAGAACATGGGAGAACTTCACAAAAGAATTCGAAGGAAAATATATTACCCAAGTTGTACGAAACGCTCGAGAAAGGGAGTTTATGGACCTGGTTCAAGGATCTATGACAGTAGCTCAGTACGAGGCTGAGTTTCACCGCTTAATCCACTATGCCCCTCAATTCATGGAAGACGAGCCAAGGAAGACGAGAAAGTTCGTTGAAGGGTTAAAATTAGAGATCCGTTGGTCAACGCTATCCTCTGAAGTAACCGATTATAATATCGCAGTCAACCAGGCTCTACGAGTGGAATCGGAAATCAAAACACTCCTTaagagagaagaagaagaaaaaagatCGCGTAACCCCAATTTCCCTGAAAATAACCAAAAGAAGAGGAGATATGGAAACGAGATTCAGCAAGGCAAGAAAGAAGGACCatcaaaacaaaattttcaaggAGGAACTAACAAGCAAAGATGTGGATACTGTGGGTTAGCTAATCACAACGAAGACAAATGCTGGAGAAAGAATGGGAAATGCTTGGTTTGTGGAAGCGATCAACACCGTATTCAAGAATGTCCACAAAAATCTCGGCCCTTACCAGCTCCAACTGCTCAAAAACGGAAGATTCCAGCCAGAGTTTTTGCCCTCACAGGAAATGAAGACGATATCGATCCCACTGCTGTAGTTGAAGGTACAAttcttcttctttcaaaaactGGAAAAGTTTTATTTGATCCTGGAGCGACACACTCCTTTGTTTCTAGCACTTTTGTTCACCATCTAGAGACACCATCTGTAAAGCTACCATATATCCTGGAAGTTAGTTCACCAATGGGAGATAAGTTACTTAGTGAAGTTCTTTACAAAGATTGTCCTCTAGAAATTGATGGGGAAACATATATGGCCGATTTAATTGAGCTCCCTATTCAAGGTTATGATGTCATATTAGGGATGGATTGGTTGTTTAGACATCAGGCACAATTAGATTGTTACTCCAAAAAGGTAAAACTCTCAAATTTGGGAAACAGAAAATTTGGAAACCACAAGGAGGAGTCTTTCCCCATAACATCAATATCTGCCAAAGAAGCCCAGACTATAATTAAAAAATGA